The genomic stretch CAGCTAATGCTGCTTTACTAAAACGGCACATCACATTAAATGGACATGAAAGCATTGTGACCCTCATAGAAGCAGCCGTATGTGATCAAGATGGTGGATCAATTACTTTTAGTCTGATTGAAGATGGGCTATCCCCTTGCAATTCTTTAATGTTTTCAGGTTCTGTAAATGGAGACGCTCCCAAAGTCAGTAGAGATGTTACAGTACCTGCCATCAGTTTGGATGGATTATTGTCTAAACAGGGGCGATCGCCTAATTTGGTCAAAATAGATGTTGAGGGAGCAGAACTGAAAGTGATTAAGGGTGCAACAAAACTTCTGAGTAGTCAGACTGCCCCCATCTTGCTACTAGCCGTTCATCCCTTTTGGTTGGAAACTCCAGAAGATTGTCAAGAGATAGTTAGTATTTTAAAGGATTGGGGGTATCAAATATTTAATCGTGATGGAGAGAATGTGGAAACAGTGGAGTATGACGAATATTTATGCTTACCTCCTAAATCATGAGCGCGATCAAAAAGCTGATAAAAGGGGGTGCATGGCTCACACTTGCTAATGTTATCTCAAAGTTAGCAAGTGTATTAGTCATTCCAGTTTTGGCAAGGCTTTTGGGAGCGCAAGGCTTAGGTATTTACAATATTGTCTTTTCTTTGGCTCAATCGGCTCAAGGGTTTAGCAGTCTGGGCGTAGATATTTCTATGCAAAGAAATGGCGCTCAGTATAAAACGGTTGGGATAGAGTCGGTTGGGCGACTATTTGGGGTTGGTTTGATCATGAATTGCTCAGTTAGTGCCATTACAGGCTTGGGTATATGGCTATTTCGTGAACCACTAGCAACGCATTGGCTATCACAACCATCTGTTACTACTTGGCTAGGATTGGCAGCGATCTTAATTACCTTGCAGCCATTAGGTAATGTTCCATTACTCTTTCTATCGAGCTTACAAGATTTCCGAGCCTATGCCTTACGCTCATCACTTGGGATTGTTTCTAGCAGCATCCTCACGGTTTTACTGGCTTGGCAGATGGGGCTAAGTGGTGCTTTTCTAGGAATGATTTTGGCAGCGATCACTCAGATTATCTGGAGTTATTTAATTGTTAAACCTGTACTTAAATCTAAGGAAATTCGCCTTCGATGCGATAAATTCTGGAAAGAAGTTCGGTCTATACTTCAATTTGGATTTCCTTATTATCTAGGTAATACTTTGCTAGGGAGCTTGGTTGGCTTGCCTTTAATGGGTTTAGTCAGTCAATATGGAGGATTAGAACAATTAGGTTATTTGCGGGTTGCTCAAAGTATATCTGCCCTTATTGGTTTTATTCCTAGTGCGATCGCCCCTGCCGCCATTTCCTATCTATCCGCTAGTGCCGCAGATGATAAGCAGTCTTACCAATATCTTAAATCGGTGCATCTAAGAGGTGTGTGGATTTTGCTTCTTATTCCGACAGGTTTAGTTAGCCTGATCTTACCCCAGCTAATTCATTTACTGTTTGGCGCTAATTATGAACAGGCAATAATTCTATCTTGGATTTCTCTATGGACATCAGCGATTGCTGGTATTTCATCACTACTAGTGCAGTATTTAGTAGTATCTGGAAAAACACTTAAAGTTTCTTATGCTAGTTTAGTGGGAGTTATTTGTTGGATTTTATTTGCTTTTTTATTAGTACCTCGTTATAGCAGTTTAGGCTTTTTAATATCACAATTTATTGGTCAGCTTGCAGGTTTTTTGTATATAATCAAACCAAGTTTAGGTGATTTGGCTAAAACCGATATTTTATTGCTAATAAAACTAATGGTTATTAGTGAAATATTTTTTGTGTATAGCTTATTTGTTTCTGTCTTTCCAACAACCTATCTTAATAATTATTGGTTAGTCATAATCACAATGCCAATGATCTGTATATCAACTTTCAACAGTGTCTTATACACGGCAGAAAAACTTAGAATAAAAAAAATATTACCTTTAAAAAGATAAATAGAAATGATTGATCATACCCCTATTATTTTTAGTCCAAATACATATCATAATCAGATCAACATTAAACGTCAAATTTTAGACCAAATAATTTATCCACTTTCAACTAAATTCACAACTTACTTTAATTTATTCAAATATCCAGAGCTTTCTAACTTTTCTTTTGACACTGATCAATTATTGTTTGGTGAAAGAGGTTCTGGGTTTCTATCACTAGCAAAAAAATTAAAGCGTCTTGTGCCTTTGAAAGAATCTAAAGTATTTATTCAAGGTTGTGGATTAGGTCAAGAAGCCTTAGCATGGTCTAGTCTAGGAGCTAGTTCTGTATTAGGTATGGACTTATTTAGCTTTGAGAAAGGTTGGAGCCAAATCTCTCAGAGTTCTCAAAGCACATCAATAAAATTTCTAGATGGTGATTTTTGTCACACTCAGCTAGATACTCAGATTTTCGATGTGATTTCTTCCTTTGCTGTTTGGGAACACATCAAGGACTTTGAAAGTATGCTTAAAGAAACTAAACGCTTGATAAAGCCCGATGGTATAGTCCTGTCAGGGTTTGGTCCGCTATGGCATACATTTAGTGGCGATCATTTTTCAGCCGTAGGTGGACTAGAGAATGGATTTAATCATCTTTTACTAAGTCAATCAGACTATTTTAATTGGATTAATTCTTTTGAAAAACAAAGTTCTTGGGCAACTACAGAGGAGAGTTATTTTGAGATCCGTAAGCATATTAGTGAAGGTCTTTTTAGCTATTTAAGACCTAGGGAATATATCCAAAAAGTTGAAAAATACTTCACTAGGGTACATACAATCA from Pseudanabaena sp. Chao 1811 encodes the following:
- a CDS encoding class I SAM-dependent methyltransferase: MIDHTPIIFSPNTYHNQINIKRQILDQIIYPLSTKFTTYFNLFKYPELSNFSFDTDQLLFGERGSGFLSLAKKLKRLVPLKESKVFIQGCGLGQEALAWSSLGASSVLGMDLFSFEKGWSQISQSSQSTSIKFLDGDFCHTQLDTQIFDVISSFAVWEHIKDFESMLKETKRLIKPDGIVLSGFGPLWHTFSGDHFSAVGGLENGFNHLLLSQSDYFNWINSFEKQSSWATTEESYFEIRKHISEGLFSYLRPREYIQKVEKYFTRVHTITIISPEALAFRSAYPSKWQNLLSLDQMQEEDLLIKSLVLFLSPFH
- a CDS encoding lipopolysaccharide biosynthesis protein; the protein is MSAIKKLIKGGAWLTLANVISKLASVLVIPVLARLLGAQGLGIYNIVFSLAQSAQGFSSLGVDISMQRNGAQYKTVGIESVGRLFGVGLIMNCSVSAITGLGIWLFREPLATHWLSQPSVTTWLGLAAILITLQPLGNVPLLFLSSLQDFRAYALRSSLGIVSSSILTVLLAWQMGLSGAFLGMILAAITQIIWSYLIVKPVLKSKEIRLRCDKFWKEVRSILQFGFPYYLGNTLLGSLVGLPLMGLVSQYGGLEQLGYLRVAQSISALIGFIPSAIAPAAISYLSASAADDKQSYQYLKSVHLRGVWILLLIPTGLVSLILPQLIHLLFGANYEQAIILSWISLWTSAIAGISSLLVQYLVVSGKTLKVSYASLVGVICWILFAFLLVPRYSSLGFLISQFIGQLAGFLYIIKPSLGDLAKTDILLLIKLMVISEIFFVYSLFVSVFPTTYLNNYWLVIITMPMICISTFNSVLYTAEKLRIKKILPLKR
- a CDS encoding FkbM family methyltransferase, producing MLDTPLVTTARSIKSFLVKIKANALLSVGQSIYHSIFLKDNGKNFIRKRINDEVYKFVPSLAVFADIYEPHILLWLKKWLHQGDVFWDVGANIGLTSLPAAQIIGKSGKIIAIEPSPANAALLKRHITLNGHESIVTLIEAAVCDQDGGSITFSLIEDGLSPCNSLMFSGSVNGDAPKVSRDVTVPAISLDGLLSKQGRSPNLVKIDVEGAELKVIKGATKLLSSQTAPILLLAVHPFWLETPEDCQEIVSILKDWGYQIFNRDGENVETVEYDEYLCLPPKS